The Primulina tabacum isolate GXHZ01 chromosome 1, ASM2559414v2, whole genome shotgun sequence genome contains the following window.
ATGAATACGCCACTCCTAAGTGAAAGAGGGACTATCTCTTTTGTATATGGGCTTAATCTTTCCAATTCGAGTTTTTCTATATGTGcctgtgtgtgtgtatgtatatatatattcaatagaTGGACATGCTTGTTGAGTATAAAAGGCTAAATAATGGCTTTTTCATGATTCAAGGTGGCGTTGATACTTTTCAGCTCCTTGACAGAAACAATTGGGAATTCGTTTCGACCGTACTTTACAGATTTACAGGCTCTGCTACTAAAATGCCTACAAGATGAGACCAGCAATCGTGTTAGAGTTGCTGCTCTCAAGTAAAGATTTGCTTGAATAATTGTTTGATGGTTGTACTTTTGTCTAGATACATGAGCGTCATGATTAAACATGGTGCATTTTGTTGTATCAGGGCCGTTGGTTCTTTTATGGAGTTCACTCATGATGAGAATGAAGTGGTGAGTGATTTTATTCTCTACATCTACCTCTTACAGATTCACTCTTATAGTATAATTAAATTCTAGATGTAACACATTACTGCATTTTAAAATTCTCTTGCAAATGATGGTTATGTTTAAGTGATGATCTCAACTTAGTCTTGCCATAATCGTGATTTCTTAGCCTCCTGAAAATGAAAATGGATCATCTGCATTATTAAGCTGAGTTGATAGGCTGGTCTGTCCTTTCTAACAAACCCCTTCATTGTAGCATTCTATGACAGATTCACTCTTATAGTATAATTAAATTCTAGATGTAACACATTACTGCATTTTAAAATTCTCTTGCGAATGATGGTTATGTTTCAGTGATGATCTCAACTTAGTCTTGCCATAATCGTGATTTCTTACCCTCCTGAAAATGAAAATGGATCATCTGCATTATTAAGCTGAGTTGATAGGCTGGTCTGTCCTTTCTAACGTACCCCTTCATTGTAGCATTCTATGACTAATGCTCCTACGGCCTACCTGCAGGTCAAGTTTCGAGAGTTTATTCCCAGCATTTTGAATGTGTCAAGGCAATGCCTTGCTTCTGGTGAAGAGGATATTGCTGTACTTGCTTTTGAGATTTTTGACGAGCTAATCGAGTCTCCAGCTCCTTTTCTTGGAGATTCTATCAAAGCTATTGTTCAATTTTCTCTTGAAGTTTGTGCAAGTTCTAATCTGGAATCCAACACTCGCCATCAGGTTAGCAGTGTGAACTGCCATATTTTTTTCCTAATTTCTCAGAATTCCACTCTTTTGTGGTAAttttgaattataaaaaatgaatTGGTTATTTTTCTGATCCATGCTTTAATTACATTTTGTTTTTCTCCTTTTCCCTCATGTTAGGCTATTCAAATAATTTCATGGCTTGCAAAATATAAGTCCAATTCCCTAAAAAAGTACAAGCTGGTTGGACCAATCCTGCAAATTATGTGTCCGTTACTTGCAGAATCCACTAACGAAGAAGATGATGATCTAGCACCAGACCGAGCTGCTGCGGAAGTTATTGATACCATGGCTATAAATCTTCCAAAGCAAGTATTTTCACCTGTTTTTGAGTTTGCTTCTTTAAGCAGTCAGAATGCCAATCCAAAGTTTAGGGAAGCTTCGGTTACCGCTTTAGGCGTTGTATCAGAAGGTTGTTTAGAGTTGATGAAAACCAAATTGGAGCCTGTACTTCATGTTATTTTGGGAGCACTTAGGGATCCCGAGCAAATGGTACGAGGGGCTGCATCCTTTGCGCTTGGTCAATTTGCTGAGCATCTGCAGCCTGAGATAGTATCGCATTATGCAACCGTTCTTCCTTCTATATTGAATGCCCTAGAGGATGCATCTGATGAAGTAAAGGTGACCATTTGATGCCACCTGTATTACACCTATATTACATTGTATATTTGCCTAACCTGGCaactttttactttttatttgtCAGGAGAAGTCATATTATGCATTGGCAGCATTTTGTGAGAACATGGGTGATGAAATTCTTCCTTTTCTGGATCCTTTGATGGGAAAATTACTTGCTGCACTCCAAAGTAGTCCTCGTAATTTGCAGGAGACTTGCATGGTAATATTTCAAGGCTTTTTCATGAGTAATATTGTGCTTCAAATTAATTTGGTATTCTCAATTTTAAAATCCTTTGTATGTTATTGTAGTCCGCAATTGGTTCAGTTGCAACTGCTGCAGAACAAGCTTTTGTTCCATATGCTGAAAGGGTTCTTGAGTTGATGAAAATTTTCATGGTGCTTGCAAATGATGAGGACCTCCGATCGCGAGCAAGGGCTACTGAGTTAGTTGGAATAGTTGCAATGTCTGTTGGGAAGGCTAGGATGGAACCAATATTGCCCCCCTTCATTGAAGCTGCTATATCGGTATGTACTTTTTTGCTTCACAATGTGCAGAAATGATCATTTTTGAGACATTTGATTTAGGGTTTAGTAGTCCAGGGTTTTGGGTTAGAGTTCAGTGAGCTTCGGGAGTACACCCATGGGTTTTTCAGCAATGTGGCTGAACTCTTAGGTGATTCATTTGCTCAGGTATTCCATCTTGTATTAATCTTACTGTTATGTGCTTATAATAAACATGACATAAAAAAATCCTATATGCCTATTTGTACAGTACCTTCCTCATGTAGTTCCTCTGGCATTTTCCTCCTGCAACCTTGATGATGGCTCTGCTGTGGATGTTGATGATTCTGACGAGGATGAAAATGTCAGCGGATTTGGCGGTGTATCATCTGATGACGAAGTACATGATGAACCGAGAGTTCGTAATATCAGTGTGAGAACTGGTGTTTTGGATGAAAAAGCAGCCGCTACTCAAGCTCTTGGCTTATTTGCTCTGCATACAAAGATTTTCTACGTGCCGTATCCTtgattatgtattttataaagATGCGAACTTTTCCAGATTAAATATTGAAACATGTTTATGATATCTGGATACCTTAATTTGGATTTAAGGTACATAGAGGAGACCCTGAAGATTTTGGTTAGACACTCTACTTATTTTCATGAGGATGTTCGGCTTCAGGCGATAACCTCATTGAAATGTGAGTCACAATGCCTGAGATGTACGTCTGTTATCATCTGGCTTGTTACACTTCAGTGATTGGATCTAAACATTCTCGTGCTTGGCACATTTATCCGAAGACAATTCCCGACAAGCttattttatgtaattgttGACATCCTAAAGAATTCACATGTGTGTGTTGCCTAGTATTTCGAGGCTCAAAACCAAATCTTACCTTGTGCATCTACTGTGAAAAATAATACTGCTTTCAGATATTTATGTTGTATATAAATTAACATTAAAATACCAAAATTAAATGCATATTTGTTGAGATGCCCAGTTTTCTTTTAGACTGCAAGAAGAATATATGCCTGCTGGCTTTGATGGCTTTCTCTGGATTGCGGTAGACAGTTGGGATAGATTGTGGTTCTCCGTTTATTTGTTCATTGGCTTGTCTGAACTCGAAATGCATTGTTGCATTTTAGATATGTTGCTGACCTAATCCTCTTGGGATTATATTTAGCTGTCAACTTAGTTTCTATACTGGTGCTCTGTTGTGATACTTTTTATCTGTCCATTATCTACTTATATTGGATCTCAGGTCTTACTTTTGGATTTAATTATGATGGCAGATATTTTGACAGTCATTCAAGCAGTATCCCAGAATCATAATGTAAGTGTAGAATGACCGCTCCTTTAATAAATTTCAGCTCATTATCTATGTGTGGAATTGACTTGTTTATGGTGAAAGAGCTCTGTGCGTTCTGGTTCCAATTGTGAGTAGCTTGTGATTTACCATCTGATAAAACTATTGCTTTATTTGCTTACTATTTCTTATTCTTGTACATTTTTTTGAATTCGTCGAAAtatcttttatattttatgtttagtGGTTCCTTTATTTGTTGTCGATTTATTTTGGGCAAATATTTatcatgatgaattatgtttttttttgcAGGAAGGAATCACTAAGACAAAAGAGGTTCTTGGTGAGAGTCTCATAACCGTTGCAACTTCAGGATTTTTGTATGCTAATCTCATCTATATGTTGTCCATGGTTTCTTGGTGGACAGATACTATAATGGACATCTATGTGAAAGCAATGACGGAAGATGATGACAAGGAAGTTGTTGCTCAAGCCTGTATGTGCATTGCCGACATCATTAATGATTTTGGGTACTTGG
Protein-coding sequences here:
- the LOC142543948 gene encoding uncharacterized protein LOC142543948, whose product is MAQSLELLLIQFLMPDNDARRQAEDQIKRLSKDPQVVPALVHHLRTAKTPNVRQLAAVLLRKKITGHWSKLSTQLRQVVKQSLIESITMEHSAPVRRASANVVSIIAKYAVPSGEWPDLLPFLFQCSQSAQEEHREVALILFSSLTETIGNSFRPYFTDLQALLLKCLQDETSNRVRVAALKAVGSFMEFTHDENEVVKFREFIPSILNVSRQCLASGEEDIAVLAFEIFDELIESPAPFLGDSIKAIVQFSLEVCASSNLESNTRHQAIQIISWLAKYKSNSLKKYKLVGPILQIMCPLLAESTNEEDDDLAPDRAAAEVIDTMAINLPKQVFSPVFEFASLSSQNANPKFREASVTALGVVSEGCLELMKTKLEPVLHVILGALRDPEQMVRGAASFALGQFAEHLQPEIVSHYATVLPSILNALEDASDEVKEKSYYALAAFCENMGDEILPFLDPLMGKLLAALQSSPRNLQETCMSAIGSVATAAEQAFVPYAERVLELMKIFMVLANDEDLRSRARATELVGIVAMSVGKARMEPILPPFIEAAISGFGLEFSELREYTHGFFSNVAELLGDSFAQYLPHVVPLAFSSCNLDDGSAVDVDDSDEDENVSGFGGVSSDDEVHDEPRVRNISVRTGVLDEKAAATQALGLFALHTKIFYVPYIEETLKILVRHSTYFHEDVRLQAITSLKYILTVIQAVSQNHNEGITKTKEVLDTIMDIYVKAMTEDDDKEVVAQACMCIADIINDFGYLAVEPYMPSLVEATLVLLREESTCQQIESDGEIEEDAEHDEVLMDAVSDLLPAFAKAMGAQFSPIFSQLFEPLMKFAKASRSPQDRTMVVASLAEVAQHMGAPISSYVDVVMHLVLKELGSADATNRRNSAFCVGELCKNGGDSALKYYADVLSCLHPLFGESEPDNAVRDNAAGAVARMIMSHPESIPLNQVLPVFLQVLPLKEDREESLTVYGCICNLVISSNTQILSFVPQLVNLFAEVAVSPDETPEVKVYIGRAFSHLISIYGHQMQPLLGNLSPTQANALAAIAPKS